GTGCCGCGGCAGACGGGCGGTCTAGTGCGGCAGCCCGAAAAGGTAGTAGGCCAGGCAGGCCGCGCCGAGGGTGGCGCCCCCGGCCGTCACCTCGCGGGCCCGGCCCGCGAAGACCTTGCAGAGCGGCGCCGCCACCAGCCCGACCGTCAGGCCGTTGGCGATGTTGTAGGTGAAGACCATCGTCGCCAGCGTCAGGAACGAGGGGACCAGCTCGGTGGCGTCGTCGAAGTCGATGCGCCGGACCGTGCCGAACATGATGACGCCGACGAGCACCAGCGCCGGCGCGTAGGCGTAGCGCATCTGCTGCAACGGCGCGACCAGCGGCAGGAAGAAGAGCGAGAGCGCGAAGAGCCCGGCCGTCACCAGCGCCGCCAGGCCCGTGCGCGCGCCCTCGCGGATGCCGGTGGCCGACTCGATGTAGGCGCCGCTCGTCGAGGTCCCGAGCAGCCCGCTCACGACGCAGGCGAGGGCATCGACGGTCATCGGCCGCTCGATCTGCGGCAGGTCGCCGCGCTCGTCGAGCATGCCCCCCGCCGCGCCGACGCCGACGAGCGAGCCGAGCGTGTCGAGGAAACCCATGAGGACGAGGGTCAGCAGCACCGGGAAGAGCGCGGGGCGCAGGACGCCCGCGACGTCGAGCTTCAGCGCGATGGGTGCGAGCGAGTACTCGCCGGTGAAGGGCAGGGCGAAGAGCCCCGCCGGGGCGCTGCCGTGGCCGAGGAGCACGCCGGCGACTGCCGTCACGGCGATCCCGAGGATCACCGCGCCGGTGACCTTCCGCAGGTAGAGCCCGATCATGACCACCAGGCCGAAGAGCGCCAGCAGCACCTCGGGCGAGCGCAGGTCGCCGATCTTCAGCGGAACGTCGGGCGCGCGCAGCAGTCCGCCGCCGCCGTCGAGGGCCGCGGCCGGCATTCCCGTGACGAAGCTGGTGACGAGACCGCACTCGTAGAGGCCGATGAGGGTCAGGAACAGCCCGATCCCGGCCGCGAAGCTGTGCTTGAGGCTCCGGGAGATGGACTCGGCCAGCCAGCGCCGCACCCCGAGCAGGGTGATGGCGAGGAAGACGACGCCGGAGATGAAGACCGCGCCGAGCCGCTGCTGCCAGCCGATGCCGAGGGCGGCGAGGCCGAAGGCGATGAAGGCGTTCTCGCCCATGTAGGGCGCGACGGCGATCGGCCGGTTGGCGTACAGCCCCATCAGCGCGGTGCCGAAGACCGCCGTGACGATGGTCGCGACCGTGCTCGGCCCGGTCGGGATTCCGGCGAACGACAGGATCGCGGGGTTCACCACGATGATGTAGGCCATGGTCACGAACGTGGTGACGCCGCCGATGACCTCGGCGCGCAGGCTCGACCCGCGCTGGCGCACCTGGAATCGATCGGCGATCGTCATCGGCTGCTCCCCGGTTTGCGGCGCCGGCCCCTGCGCGCCGGCCCGCCAGAGTTTCCGGCGGGCGGCCGCCGCCTGTCAAGGTCGCGCGCGGTCTTGACTTGCGCCGCGCGCGGCACGAGACTCGCGGGATCGTGCGCCCCCGCAGGCTGGCGTGCCTCGCTATCGCCGTCGCCCTCGTGCTGGCGGTGGCGCTCGTCTACGTGCGGACCGGCCGCAACGGCTTCGTCAAGTACGACGACAACTCCTATGTCTACGAGAACCCGGTGGTGCTGCGCGGTCTCACCCCGGAGGGGATCGCGTGGGCCTTCGGCATCCACGCGTCGAACTGGCATCCGCTGACCTGGATTTCCCACATGGCGGACGCGTCGCTGTTCGGCGCGCGGGCCGGCGGACACCACCTGCACAGCGCCCTGCTGCACGGCGCGAACGCCCTTCTGCTCGCGGCGGCGCTGGCGCGCCTGACGGGCGCGCTCTGGCCCAGCGCCCTGGTGGCGGCCCTGTTCGCGGTCCACCCCCTGCGCGTGGAGTCCGTCGCCTGGGCATCCGAGCGCAAGGACGTCCTCTGCGGGCTGTTCTTCCTTCTGGCCGTCGCCGCCTACGCGCGCCACGCGCGGCGGCCTTCGTGGGTACGCTTCGCCGTGGTCGCCGCCCTCTTCGCGCTGGCCCTGGCGTCCAAGCCGATGGCGATCACGCTCCCCCTTGTCCTGCTGCTCCTGGACTGGTGGCCGCTCGGGAGGTTTGCGGCCCGGCGCCGGCCGGCGGACCTGCTCCTCGAGAAGGTCCCCCTGCTGGTGCTCGCGGCCGGCTCCGCGCTGATCACGCTGCGCGCGCAGCTCGAGGGAGTCCGCGATTTCGTCGCCCCCTCGCTCGCGGCGCGGCTGGCCAACGCGACCGTCTCCTGCGCCGCGTATCTGGGGCAGTCGCTCTGGCCCTCGGACCTCGCCGTCCTGTACCCGTATCCGACGCAGGTCGGCTGGGCCGGCCCGGTCGCGGCAGCGGCGCTGCTCGCCGCGCTACTCGGCATGGCGGTGGCGGCCCGCCGACGCCACCCCGTCCTGCTCTTCGGCGTCCTCTGGTACCTCGTCATGCTCGTGCCGGTCCTCGGGATCGTGCAGGTCGGCGCGCAAGCGCGGGCGAACCGCTACACCTACCTGCCGCTGATCGGACCGGCCCTGGCGGCGGTCTGGCTTGCGGTCGGGCTGGCGCCGGCCGGCAGGAGGGTCCGGGCGGCAGGGGTTGCCGTCGCAGCCGCCGCCCTCACGGCCTTCGGCGCTGCGGCATGGCTGCAAGCGGGGTTCTGGCGCAACAGCCGCACCCTGTTCGAGCGCACGACGGCCGTCACCGCGGACAACTACCTCATCCTCACCAACCTCGGGCAGGAGTACGTCGAGGCCGGGGAGTTCGACGCGGCACGGCGGGCCCTCGAGCAGGCCGTGCGCGCCAATCCCGGCCACTGCAACGCCCTCTACACGCTGGGAGGCTCCTACTACAACCAGGGGCGGTTCGCGGAGGCGATCGGACCGTACGAGCGCTCCCTGCAGTGCTACAAGGCGCAGAGCGCCAGCCGCGCCTACGTCGCCGACGTCCACTACTTCCTGGGCTCCGCTCGCCAGGGCCTGGGGCGGTACGCGGAGGCGGAGCGAGAGTTCCTCTCGGTCCTCTCGCTGCGGCCGGACGACGCCAGGGCCGCGAGCCAGCTCGCGTTCGTGCGCGCCGTCCGGCGGCTCCCGGACCCCTGAAGCGGCGGGCACCCGTCGCGCAGTTGACGGGGCACGGGCCGGGACCTAGTTTCCCCGGCAGGAAGCGTTCCGTTCGAGCCACACCGCGGGACCCGCTCGCCGCTGACCGGACCGAAAGGAGTCGACCATGCCGGAAATGGAGAGCCGCACCAGCGCGCCGGGCCCCGACCGCACCCCCGGGGTGGAGGGCTCCGAGGCGCTCGCGGAGCTGGCGCTCGACCTGCGGTGGTCGTGGAACCACGCCGCCGACGAGATCTGGCAGCAACTCGACCTGGAGCTCTGGGAGCTGACCCACAACCCCTGGGTCGTGCTCCAGACCGTCTCGCGCGAGCGGGTCCAGCAGGCCCTGGCGGACCCCGCGTTCCGCGAGAAGGTCGAAGGCCTCGTGCGGGCGCGGCGCGGGGCGACCGCCGCGGTCGGCTGGTTCCAGGAGCGTCACGCGGGCGCGCCGCTGCGCGCCGTCGCCTACTTCAGCATGGAGTTCATGCTCAGCGAGGCGCTGCCCATCTACTCCGGGGGCCTGGGCAACGTCGCTGGCGACCACCTGAAGGCCGCCAGCGACCTGGGGATCCCGGTGGTGGGCGTCGGGCTCCTCTACCAGCAGGGGTACTTCCGGCAGGTCATCGACCGCAACGGCGCGCAGCAGTCGCTCTACCCGTACAACGACCCCGGGCAGCTGCCGATCGTGCCGCTGCGCGGTCCCGATGGCGAGTGGCTGCGCGTGGAGCTGACGCTTCCCGGGTACTCGCTGTGGCTGCGCGCCTGGCAGGTGGAGGTCGGCCGGGTGCGGCTCTACCTGCTCGACAGCAACGACGCCGCGAACTACCCGGCCCACCGGGGCATCACGAGCGAGCTGTACGGCGGCGGGCCCGAGCTGCGGCTCCAGCAGGAGATGGTGCTCGGGCTCGCGGGCTGGCGGCTGCTGCGCCGGCTCGGCGTCGCGCCCGAGGTCTGCCACATCAACGAGGGCCACGCCGCACTCGCCGTCCTCGAGCGGGCCCGCTCCTTCATGGACGACACGAAGCTGCCCTTCGAGGTGGCCCTCGCAGCGACGAGGGCCGGCAACCTCTTCACGACGCACACGCCGGTCGCGGCCGGCTTCGACCGCTTCGCGCCCGCGCTGGTGGA
This sequence is a window from bacterium. Protein-coding genes within it:
- a CDS encoding tetratricopeptide repeat protein → MRPRRLACLAIAVALVLAVALVYVRTGRNGFVKYDDNSYVYENPVVLRGLTPEGIAWAFGIHASNWHPLTWISHMADASLFGARAGGHHLHSALLHGANALLLAAALARLTGALWPSALVAALFAVHPLRVESVAWASERKDVLCGLFFLLAVAAYARHARRPSWVRFAVVAALFALALASKPMAITLPLVLLLLDWWPLGRFAARRRPADLLLEKVPLLVLAAGSALITLRAQLEGVRDFVAPSLAARLANATVSCAAYLGQSLWPSDLAVLYPYPTQVGWAGPVAAAALLAALLGMAVAARRRHPVLLFGVLWYLVMLVPVLGIVQVGAQARANRYTYLPLIGPALAAVWLAVGLAPAGRRVRAAGVAVAAAALTAFGAAAWLQAGFWRNSRTLFERTTAVTADNYLILTNLGQEYVEAGEFDAARRALEQAVRANPGHCNALYTLGGSYYNQGRFAEAIGPYERSLQCYKAQSASRAYVADVHYFLGSARQGLGRYAEAEREFLSVLSLRPDDARAASQLAFVRAVRRLPDP
- a CDS encoding NCS2 family permease, producing the protein MTIADRFQVRQRGSSLRAEVIGGVTTFVTMAYIIVVNPAILSFAGIPTGPSTVATIVTAVFGTALMGLYANRPIAVAPYMGENAFIAFGLAALGIGWQQRLGAVFISGVVFLAITLLGVRRWLAESISRSLKHSFAAGIGLFLTLIGLYECGLVTSFVTGMPAAALDGGGGLLRAPDVPLKIGDLRSPEVLLALFGLVVMIGLYLRKVTGAVILGIAVTAVAGVLLGHGSAPAGLFALPFTGEYSLAPIALKLDVAGVLRPALFPVLLTLVLMGFLDTLGSLVGVGAAGGMLDERGDLPQIERPMTVDALACVVSGLLGTSTSGAYIESATGIREGARTGLAALVTAGLFALSLFFLPLVAPLQQMRYAYAPALVLVGVIMFGTVRRIDFDDATELVPSFLTLATMVFTYNIANGLTVGLVAAPLCKVFAGRAREVTAGGATLGAACLAYYLFGLPH